The genomic window ACAGCGGTAGGGAAAAACTTTTTCACTGAAGTAGCCATCTGTACCAATAACCGTATTTTTTATGGAAGGTTTAAGGAAGGGATGATCTCAGGTGATTTGGACATCGCTTTCAATTATGTTTTTACTTACAAAATGAAACCTACCAATGTGGTGATTCATTTGTATCATGACAAAGGTACAAATTCAAATTGGATCTTTGTAAAATTAAGATAAAAAAGAATCCAATTGAGTAACACTGGGGGAGGAACAAGTTTTTCCCCTTTAGTTTTCATTTTATCAAGTATAGTTTTTCCCTGATATATTCTTCAAGCCCTGACAAACTGAATAAATATCCAGTTTGTTTATCTTCTTCTGGGATTGGGTACCCAATTTTTTTTTCCAATTTCAAAATGAGTTCACTAAAGAGGATAGAATCCATCCCACAATCATAGATGAAATGTTGGTCTGGTTTTGGAACCGAACCCAAAATTGATTCGAGGATTTCAGGAATTGTGGTTTCCGAATTGATGTTTTGAATGTTTTTTCCCTTTTCCTTTAGCGATTGAAGCCTAAGGAATTCTTCATAACAAAAACTTGAGATTTTGGAATAGTCAGTTTTCCCGTTTGGTAATTTTGGGATTTCGTTTTGTTTGACAATCACTCTTGGAACATGACTACTTGGGAGTTCATTGCGTAACGTCTGGTAGATGGTATCAATAGGTTGTAAAGAATCCGTAAATAACCCAATTGTATCACCTGTTTCATGATGCACTGGTACACAAAAAAACTGACCTTCTAGTCCTAAACCAAGTATTTCTGATTCAATTCGGTCCAATGACACTCGTTTCCCTTTGTGTTTGATAATACGGTCTTTCCTTCCTAAAAGATAAAATCCTAGATCCGAATTTTCTCCTAAATCCCCTGTCGCATAATATGAATTAGTGGGCAGTTTATGTAGTTCCCATGCACTCGATTGTAAGGAATAATATTGTTTTGAAACAAATGGACTTTTGACTAAAAGTTCCTGATTTTCCTCTACGGATTGGAATTGAAATTGCAAATTTGGTAACAATTGGAATCTGTTTTGCCTAAGTGGGTCACGGTAACCCATTCCCCCGGTTTCTGTGGACCCATAAATCTCAATGATTGAAATTTCTGTTTTTTCTCTGAGTTCCCGAGCGAGTGGAACTGGAAATTTCATCCCAGAAACAATGGCTCGTTTTGGAAGTTGCATACCTTGTGAAAATGCCAGTTGTAACTGGGGGGCAGAAGTAATGTAGAGAGTTGTTTCCGAATGGTTATATCCATCCCGAAAGACAATGGGTAAACCTAACTGTTTTGGAAGTAAATATCCCCAAAGAAGGCCGTAGAGATGGCAAAAGGGGACTTGGACTTGGATTTCCCTTATCCCATCTAAAAAACTTTGGATTTCTTTTTCCTTTGCCCAAACCTCAAGTTCTGATTGGATTTCTTCCCACTCTTTCCATACTATTTTTGGGACTCCAGTGGACCCGGATGTCACTAAACCAAACGAGCGGTGGTTTGGTGTTTCTAAAACTGGGAGAGGGAATTGTTGGAATTGAGTTTCTAACTTCGTTCCTTGCCAAAGTGGATCTACAAGGATCGGATGGTGGAACTCTAGGTCTTCGAAAAAATTGCCAGATAAAAAGTAATCTTTGTCAGCGAACCGTAAAAGAGAGGCCATAAAACAAAAATCCTCCCCCCGTGGTTTCGGAGGAAGGATTTCTTTTGTTTAGGTAGAATTGTTTTTAAGCAGCTTTTGGATTTCCCATTTTACGTTTCATGAGAAAACCTAACGCAGCTCCTACGACGATGAGGCTTGCTGATACTTCAAATGCGTTATTACGAACCGCTTTGATGAGGTAAGCAGTAAATCCATTGTCTGTGTAAAAATCACTCACTCTAACTACATAAGATGGACGGTTTGGTGCAGGGATTTGGTCGATGTGTAAATACCAATCCTTATGAGCAACACCATTGGAGTTCATCCAAGAGTTAAAGAAAATGTAACCAGAAGTAGATGGTTTGCGAATGTCAGCACCTTCTGTTGGGTGGTTGAAAACACCTGGAACGATGATCGCCCAAGGGAAACCATTTTTGTCTAGGAAAGCGTCTTTTCCTTTTGCATCTTTGAAGTAACCTGGACGGAAAATTTGTCTGAAAACACCGTCAGTTTTTTGGTTGATTGCAAGGAAGTAGTTTAGGTGTCCCCCAACTAGGTTCTTAGTCGCATTCAAATCCACTGGTTCTTCGAAAGTAATTGTAACTTGTGCAGTTACCCCTCTTACAAAGTCATTGATTGTAAAAGTAGATCCAGCTGCAGGAGCATTTTTCTTTCCAAACAATGTTTTATCAGAACTTGGGAGGATTAATACACCACGTTTGAGTTGTGCAGGAGTTAGTGTTCCACCAGTGCAATCACCTGCAGTATTGGCAGTGTATTTGGGAGCAGAAGCACATCCATTCCATGGGTTTCCACTTCCGTCTAGGTAACTGATTTGAACAGTTGCATTTGTTGGAACATCAAGTGAAAGTCTCAATTCGTGATTGTAACCTGCACCTTTTGCAACATGTGTATAAGTTCCACGAATGATCTTTACTTTGTTAGTTGGAGTTTTATCCATCTCAGTACTAAAAACTGTAGAGTGGTCGTTTAAATCCGCATCCCCTGCAGAAGGGAACATGTCCTCAAATGCAATTGTATAACGTCCAGATCTTGCAATGGTTGCTAAGCTTGGATCATCTGGGAATTCGTCAAAATTATTGGCAATTCCATCACAATCAGAGTCAACTGCTTGCACACAACCATTCACAGGTTGGAAATTGGTAGTGTCTACATTGATCACTGGTGCTACAACAACAGTACCCTCAGAATTGGAGCCAGTTGCTGGTTGTTGTACAGGAGCTGAACCCACGATTTCAACAACTTCACCTGTTGTTGGATTCACACCCACAACGCTGATATCTACAGAAACAACTGTAGGAGGAACACTGATTGGAATGGTGACTGAACCATTGCTGTCAGTAGTTCCGACTCCTACAACATTTGGTTCCCCTGTTGTAATGGACTCAGTCACAGTGACAGGAGCGTTAGTCACAGGACCAGCCTCATTCACAATCACAACAGTAACTGGTACAGTGATATTTGTTTCAAAATTAAAATCTCCACCATTGGTTTGGTCAACCACAGTCGTTGTTGTTTCATTATTAACGGTTGTGGGAGCAGGTGTTGGAGCCGCTGGAGTTGGTGTAGGAGTGACTACGGAAGGAGTATCGGAATTACCAGTATCACCAGTGTTTGTATTGGCATCAGGTGTTGTTACTTGGCTTGGATCTGTTGTTTCCAATCCTACCAC from Leptospira paudalimensis includes these protein-coding regions:
- a CDS encoding LruC domain-containing protein encodes the protein MNRWIILLVLPLFLLDCSNKKKGMLLLPFLGLGDGTTQATTASANDGDGTFTVVGLETTDPSQVTTPDANTNTGDTGNSDTPSVVTPTPTPAAPTPAPTTVNNETTTTVVDQTNGGDFNFETNITVPVTVVIVNEAGPVTNAPVTVTESITTGEPNVVGVGTTDSNGSVTIPISVPPTVVSVDISVVGVNPTTGEVVEIVGSAPVQQPATGSNSEGTVVVAPVINVDTTNFQPVNGCVQAVDSDCDGIANNFDEFPDDPSLATIARSGRYTIAFEDMFPSAGDADLNDHSTVFSTEMDKTPTNKVKIIRGTYTHVAKGAGYNHELRLSLDVPTNATVQISYLDGSGNPWNGCASAPKYTANTAGDCTGGTLTPAQLKRGVLILPSSDKTLFGKKNAPAAGSTFTINDFVRGVTAQVTITFEEPVDLNATKNLVGGHLNYFLAINQKTDGVFRQIFRPGYFKDAKGKDAFLDKNGFPWAIIVPGVFNHPTEGADIRKPSTSGYIFFNSWMNSNGVAHKDWYLHIDQIPAPNRPSYVVRVSDFYTDNGFTAYLIKAVRNNAFEVSASLIVVGAALGFLMKRKMGNPKAA
- a CDS encoding PAS domain-containing protein, translated to MSKFIDPSILGKLGSLNQSDADAYPFGIVKVDESGKILLYNKYESELANVPIQTAVGKNFFTEVAICTNNRIFYGRFKEGMISGDLDIAFNYVFTYKMKPTNVVIHLYHDKGTNSNWIFVKLR
- a CDS encoding non-ribosomal peptide synthetase gives rise to the protein MASLLRFADKDYFLSGNFFEDLEFHHPILVDPLWQGTKLETQFQQFPLPVLETPNHRSFGLVTSGSTGVPKIVWKEWEEIQSELEVWAKEKEIQSFLDGIREIQVQVPFCHLYGLLWGYLLPKQLGLPIVFRDGYNHSETTLYITSAPQLQLAFSQGMQLPKRAIVSGMKFPVPLARELREKTEISIIEIYGSTETGGMGYRDPLRQNRFQLLPNLQFQFQSVEENQELLVKSPFVSKQYYSLQSSAWELHKLPTNSYYATGDLGENSDLGFYLLGRKDRIIKHKGKRVSLDRIESEILGLGLEGQFFCVPVHHETGDTIGLFTDSLQPIDTIYQTLRNELPSSHVPRVIVKQNEIPKLPNGKTDYSKISSFCYEEFLRLQSLKEKGKNIQNINSETTIPEILESILGSVPKPDQHFIYDCGMDSILFSELILKLEKKIGYPIPEEDKQTGYLFSLSGLEEYIREKLYLIK